The genomic DNA TACCGGCTCAAGCGGGAATTCCCCCAGCTGGTGGTCGTTATCAACGGCGGCATCACCACGGCTGAGGCGGTGCAGGCCCATCTGGGTCAGGTGGATGGCGTGATGCTGGGCCGTGCGGCGTATCACGATCCCTATGTGCTGGCGAAGGTCGAAGCCGCGCTTTACGGCGAGCCGATGCCCGAGCGGGCTGACGTCCTGCGGCGGATGCAGCCCTATGTGGAGGCCGAACTCGCCCGTGGCACGGCGCTCAAGCACATCACCCGGCATGTCCTGGGGCTGTTCCAGGGCGAGCCGGGCGCTCGTGGTTTTCGCCGAATATTGAGCGAGGGCGCGCATTTACCGGGCGCCGGCTGGTCACTTATTGAGCAGGCGATGGGGCCGCGGCTGGCTGCTGCGTAACTGACCAACATGATTTAGACATTTTATTCAGCCCGCATTGCCCAAGCTGAACGACCATGTGCCCCATGATCGTCGTTTCGAACCGCCCGCCATCCTCCGTTAAGCTGCCCTGGCTCTTGTTGGGGCTGCTTTTGCTTGGGAGTGGGTCGGCGGTGGCCGCGCAGAGTGCCGAGCCGGCGACGACGCTCGAGCAGGCGATCAGCCAGGTACAACAACAGACCGGCGGCAAGGTGCTGTCGGCCAATACCATCGGCACGATGCGGCGCGGACGCGGCGCGTTCGAGCACCGTATTCGGGTCCTCACCCCCAACGGCCATATCCGCGTGGTCTCCATCTACACGGATGCGGCCAAGTCCCCGACACCGGCCGAAGCCGATTCAACCAAAAACCCAGCCCCTACGGGCGATGGCAATAAGGAGAAACACTGATGCGCATCCTTTTGGTGGAGGACGAGGCGCCGTTGCGCGAGACGCTCGCCGCACGCCTCAAGCGCGACGGCTTTGCCGTCGATGCCGCTCAGGACGGCGAAGAGGGCATGTACCTCGGCCGCGAGGTGCCGTTCGACCTGGCGATCATCGACTTAGGCCTGCCCAAGATGTCGGGCATGGATCTGGTACGGGCGTTGCGCGAAGCAGGCCAGCGTTACCCGATCCTGATCCTTACCGCCCGCGGCAGCTGGCAGGACAAGGTCGAAGGCCTGAAGCACGGCGCCGACGACTACCTGGTCAAGCCGTTCCACGTCGAGGAGCTGCTGGCGCGTATCAACGCGCTGGTGCGCCGCGCCAGTGGCTGGTCCAAGCCGATCCTGGCCTGCGGTCCGATCAAGCTGGACACCACTGCGCAAACGGTGTCGGTGGAA from Dyella sp. GSA-30 includes the following:
- a CDS encoding response regulator transcription factor, whose product is MRILLVEDEAPLRETLAARLKRDGFAVDAAQDGEEGMYLGREVPFDLAIIDLGLPKMSGMDLVRALREAGQRYPILILTARGSWQDKVEGLKHGADDYLVKPFHVEELLARINALVRRASGWSKPILACGPIKLDTTAQTVSVEGKLVDLTSYEYKVLEYLMLHAGELVSKADLTEHIYQQDFDRDSNVLEVFIGRLRRKLDPEGTLKPIETVRGRGYRFAIPRSESDDE